The genome window CTGCTCATCTACTGTTAATGGAAGCTATGTGGGTATGGAAGCAAAAGGCAACTAGTGGAGAGACTGCCATGAAACTGCTCACCTTGCTCTCGGCGAACAGTGTAGACCTGCAGCCAGACAATGAGAAAATTCACAGTCAGTTACTGGCTGGGCTTATGGAGGTTGCTGCTCCTCGATTCTACTCGTGGTGGCACGCAGTAAACCAGGAATTATCAAGGACAATGCCTGAGGAAGATTACTTGGAGCTACCAGCCGATCTATTGCCTCCTATGGGTAGCTCCTCCCCTCTAAGAAGATAGACTCTGCACAGGGCTGACTGATACTTGCTCAAGATGTTATGCTAATCTGGCATGCATATATGCTACGACCTGTTATCTACGAGGACGACTGTTCTCGGCTGGACGTACCTCATATGCGCCGGGTTCTGTTCCCCTGGAAGGAAGTGGTAAGAGGATAATAAACAATTGCCCTCAAAATACCACTGTTGACTAAATATACTAGGTTAATGCAATCGACATCAGGACGACCGAATACTGCATGCCTTCTGCTGCCAGAGACTTCTTCGAAAAGACTTCCGAACAATCAGCCGACCTACTTGAAGAGCTCTGTAACGAAACGCATCCACTAGTGTACCACATACACTGTCCATACTGCCATACTACCAGAAACCTACCAATTATACCCACCGCCCAAACCGAAGACATAAACCAAGGCTTCGAGCTAGAATGCGGCTGCGGTTACGTACCGTCCGTGGACGCACTCCGcagcgatcttcttcatctccgccaaACCAGAGAGTCCCGACTACGGGGAACATATTCATACCCTGCTCTCGCTCAAGCATTATATCCCCTATCCAGAGCACTACCACTGCCTATCCTAGAGTCCTGCACCAAGCGCGAACGCTTCCTCCAAGCTATCCACACCGCAAGCTACGAAAGCAACACACCAAAATGGGCAGTAGAGACATTGCTATCACTCTACACACCAACCTCCCCAGTGACACAAGCATCATCAGCTCACTACTCCTCAGTACTGCGCGCAACATGCTTCATCGACGAGATGCACCAGAAATGCTGGCTGCGTTCACCAGCCCTCTGCTGTCAGTCTACAACCACTCCATCAAAACTAATTGGTACCCTGCCACGAGCACAGCAGAAATACCGAAACTTTTTGGGCCTAGCTCGCCTGTCAAATAACCTATCCGTTACTCCAACATCAGACGTGGATTTATTTTGGCACACGCATCAGCTATCTCCGGAACCTTATCGCCGGTTCTGTATTCGACATGTAAGGAAGTCTATGGAATATAGCGATAAAGTGATCCATGAAAACCTGAGTAGCTCGTTCAAAGCTACTCAGAAGGCTTACTCGGAGAGATTCAGAGGGGTGTATGAGGCTTGTCGTTGTTGGTCGTGCGAGATAGAGCGGAATGATCAGGAGGCTGCTGTGTCTAATGATGAGatatcagcatcatcatcaaaggcGCAGGACTACCAGGACTGGGTTCGCCGAGTAGTTGTTATGTTCTGGCAGGAAGTCGAGGCCCGGCGCGAAAAGGGACTGCCGg of Aspergillus luchuensis IFO 4308 DNA, chromosome 7, nearly complete sequence contains these proteins:
- a CDS encoding uncharacterized protein (COG:S;~EggNog:ENOG410PJJ3;~InterPro:IPR009836); the protein is MSPSGLSHLAEDSVPSVAQAAAHLLLMEAMWVWKQKATSGETAMKLLTLLSANSVDLQPDNEKIHSQLLAGLMEVAAPRFYSWWHAVNQELSRTMPEEDYLELPADLLPPMDVMLIWHAYMLRPVIYEDDCSRLDVPHMRRVLFPWKEVVNAIDIRTTEYCMPSAARDFFEKTSEQSADLLEELCNETHPLVYHIHCPYCHTTRNLPIIPTAQTEDINQGFELECGCGYVPSVDALRSDLLHLRQTRESRLRGTYSYPALAQALYPLSRALPLPILESCTKRERFLQAIHTASYESNTPKWAVETLLSLYTPTSPVTQASSAHYSSVLRATCFIDEMHQKCWLRSPALCCQSTTTPSKLIGTLPRAQQKYRNFLGLARLSNNLSVTPTSDVDLFWHTHQLSPEPYRRFCIRHVRKSMEYSDKVIHENLSSSFKATQKAYSERFRGVYEACRCWSCEIERNDQEAAVSNDEISASSSKAQDYQDWVRRVVVMFWQEVEARREKGLPGLKKESLEEVLAKGPRRRSSLVSLSSLKAWR